CAGTCGCACTAATTGGGGGTCATGGACTGCTAAAAACCCAAAGTTTGGCGATACTAACATTGTGTCAGTCTTTCTCCTGAGAGCTTAGAAGTGTAGATTGCTACTTGCTTAGTACCTTTTTAACAGATTATTACGTAATCTACAATCAAAAGTCTCTTGGAAAATGTTAAGTCATAGCGTAGTTAAAGCAAGAATTAATACACGCAATAAGTCAAGCTATCCCAACAAAAGTGAACCTAGAAACCTGCTCTAAAGATGGAACTGCGCGAGGTTCCCGCTTTTCAAGGATTACAAACTATCTGTGCGATGTATAGATTCAATCAACTCCTCAACTTCTTCTTCGTCTAGACATTGTTTTACTTGAGTGCTGAACCACTGGGATTCTTCCAGTTCTGTTTTCTGGACTCGGTAGACCAGTAATGTTCCAGCAACGCGGGCAAGAGTAAGAGGTGATGGGGAAATGTGGCTCAGTAGATCGCACGCATCCTGGTATATTTCCGTAATTGATAATTCGTCCAAAGGAGATCCCAACTGAGCAGAAAGCTGTTTTAGGTTCTCCTGAATAGAAGAGTGGAAGTCTGGATCTTCGGGATGGGAAAGAGAGTTACTCATAGTTGTCGTTCAAATGCCATTGGCAAACATAATGAGTTCTTAAAACTCCTTTAAGATTTACAGTATAGTTTTTTAACTTATAGTCAATAGTATAAAAGTTCTAGTATTCCAAACTACCTTGTTAATTCTACTTTTAACAAAGGTATTAAAACCTCTGAAACCTCAAATAAAATCTGAACTCAATATGTTTAGCCACAAATACGCAATCATTCCTCTATTAGGCACTTTAATTGTTAGTAACGGATTTTTCTCTAAAGTATCTGCTCAAGATATTTCTGCTCCAGAGACTACGGATTCTGTTGCCGTCACTGTCACAAACCAAGAGTTTCCCCAGTGGGGATATTACACGGTACGAAGAGATTTCCGCAGATGCGCTTCTCCAATCTGCGGTGGATATTTCATCAAACAAGTCAATTTAAAGGCTACTCCTTGCGTCGATGGTGTTTTTCGCTCCGAATGCTATGTATCGGCAATTGATTGGAATTCTTTGAAAGTATCACCTTCCCAATTGGCAAAAATCCAAAATGATGATGGTAGTCGTTTGCTCCTCAGAGGTAACATCGTTCCAGTGACATTTCCTGGATTAGGTGAGTTTGGGAATTTGCAAGTCAAAGAAGCATTCATAGCCGCTACAAATAATCCGGCGAAAGGTACTTTTGCGGGACTAAAAGACAATGGTATTCGCTGTATCACAACTCCTTGCTTCTCTACAGATCAGCTGGTTCTAAACAAGCCTTATATTTCTCAAGTTT
This is a stretch of genomic DNA from Aulosira sp. FACHB-615. It encodes these proteins:
- a CDS encoding DUF6748 domain-containing protein, with the translated sequence MFSHKYAIIPLLGTLIVSNGFFSKVSAQDISAPETTDSVAVTVTNQEFPQWGYYTVRRDFRRCASPICGGYFIKQVNLKATPCVDGVFRSECYVSAIDWNSLKVSPSQLAKIQNDDGSRLLLRGNIVPVTFPGLGEFGNLQVKEAFIAATNNPAKGTFAGLKDNGIRCITTPCFSTDQLVLNKPYISQVSSIDLSQTGATQKQLDAAASEIFGQGLIAVGTTKVVENIDPTRRDTQFVATQFYLRVAQN